Proteins from a genomic interval of Stenotrophomonas maltophilia R551-3:
- a CDS encoding REP-associated tyrosine transposase, with amino-acid sequence MPRPRRVDAPGYPQHVVPRGNNRQPVFFSDGDRVAYLRLLCHHADQQHCRIHAYVLMGNHVHLLVTPDAPGGMSRMMQAVNRAYVRRVNERQQRTGTLWEGRFHSTLVDTERYLLACQRYVELNPVRAGMVVRPGDYRWSSYRANAQGRANALLVPHSAFELIAADVDERRRRYAEFIAQGIPAGDLVAIRGALQSQRRLSGPLMGSEPFRDAKGI; translated from the coding sequence ATGCCGAGGCCACGACGGGTCGATGCGCCCGGATACCCGCAACATGTCGTCCCGCGCGGCAACAATCGCCAGCCTGTGTTCTTCTCGGATGGCGACCGCGTCGCCTACCTGCGGCTGCTGTGTCATCACGCGGACCAGCAGCACTGCCGGATTCACGCCTATGTGCTGATGGGCAACCACGTGCACCTGCTGGTGACCCCTGATGCACCGGGCGGGATGTCGCGGATGATGCAGGCGGTGAACCGCGCCTACGTTCGCCGTGTGAACGAACGGCAGCAGCGCACGGGAACCCTGTGGGAGGGCCGCTTCCATTCCACGCTGGTTGATACCGAACGCTACCTGCTTGCCTGCCAGCGCTACGTCGAACTCAACCCGGTGCGGGCGGGGATGGTGGTGCGTCCTGGGGACTATCGCTGGTCAAGCTATCGCGCCAACGCACAGGGACGGGCAAATGCACTGCTCGTACCGCATTCGGCATTCGAGCTCATTGCTGCTGATGTGGATGAGCGGCGCAGACGCTATGCGGAGTTCATCGCGCAAGGTATTCCTGCTGGGGATCTGGTGGCGATACGTGGCGCGCTGCAGTCGCAGCGGCGGCTGTCGGGGCCGTTGATGGGGTCAGAGCCCTTTCGCGATGCGAAAGGGATCTGA
- a CDS encoding cysteine desulfurase, giving the protein MNLSSPRPIEERTGSPDWDRVRLDFPLLMREVHGKPLVYFDNANTGQKPVQVIGAVDEFYRRYNANVSRAVHALGSEATDAYEGARNKLARFLNVRPSDLVLCSGTTFAINLVAYSWALPRLKAGDVILITRMEHHANIVPWQLVAQRTGATIRVAEITPDGALDLDALRAAMTPEVKLLAVTHVSNVLGTVNPVREICREARKRGIITVVDGSQAVPHRKVDVAAIGCDFYAITGHKMCGPTGTGALWARREHLDAMPPFLGGGEMIKEVSFDGTVFNDAPHKFEAGTPNIAGFIGLGVAADYLQQLGQENVEAREAELLAHFTEELRRVDGLRIIGEAPEKAAVVSFLIDGAHAHDLATLLDLEGVAVRSGQHCAHPLLQYFGVAATCRASLAFYNTHAEIERFMTALTKVRKLLG; this is encoded by the coding sequence ATGAACCTGTCCTCGCCGCGACCGATCGAAGAACGCACCGGCAGCCCCGACTGGGACCGCGTCCGCCTCGACTTCCCGCTGCTGATGCGCGAAGTGCACGGCAAGCCGCTGGTCTATTTCGACAATGCCAACACCGGCCAGAAGCCGGTGCAGGTGATCGGCGCGGTGGACGAGTTCTACCGCCGCTACAACGCCAACGTCAGCCGTGCCGTACATGCGCTGGGCAGCGAAGCCACCGACGCCTATGAAGGCGCGCGAAACAAACTGGCGCGCTTCCTCAACGTGCGCCCCAGCGACCTGGTGCTGTGCAGCGGCACCACCTTCGCCATCAACCTGGTGGCGTACTCGTGGGCCCTGCCACGGCTGAAGGCCGGCGACGTGATCCTGATCACGCGCATGGAGCACCACGCCAACATCGTGCCGTGGCAGCTGGTCGCGCAGCGTACCGGCGCCACCATCCGCGTGGCCGAGATCACCCCCGATGGTGCGCTGGACCTGGACGCGTTGCGCGCGGCGATGACCCCCGAGGTCAAGCTGCTCGCCGTCACGCACGTGTCCAACGTGCTGGGCACGGTCAATCCGGTGCGCGAGATCTGCCGTGAAGCACGCAAGCGCGGCATCATCACCGTGGTCGACGGCTCGCAGGCGGTGCCGCACCGCAAGGTCGACGTCGCTGCGATCGGCTGCGACTTCTACGCCATCACCGGCCACAAGATGTGCGGGCCGACCGGTACCGGCGCACTGTGGGCCCGTCGCGAGCACCTGGACGCGATGCCGCCGTTCCTCGGCGGCGGTGAGATGATCAAGGAAGTCAGCTTCGACGGCACCGTGTTCAACGATGCCCCGCACAAGTTCGAAGCCGGCACCCCGAACATCGCCGGATTCATCGGCCTGGGCGTAGCCGCCGACTACCTGCAGCAGCTCGGCCAGGAGAACGTGGAAGCACGCGAAGCCGAACTGCTGGCGCATTTCACCGAAGAGCTGCGCCGTGTCGACGGCCTGCGCATCATCGGCGAAGCGCCGGAAAAAGCCGCCGTGGTCTCGTTCCTGATCGACGGCGCGCATGCGCACGACCTTGCGACCCTGCTCGACCTGGAAGGCGTGGCCGTGCGCTCGGGCCAGCACTGCGCACACCCGCTGCTGCAGTACTTCGGCGTCGCCGCCACCTGCCGTGCCTCGTTGGCGTTCTACAACACGCACGCCGAGATCGAGCGCTTCATGACCGCGTTGACCAAGGTGCGCAAGCTGCTGGGGTGA
- the sufD gene encoding Fe-S cluster assembly protein SufD, translated as MSALLDSMAQAFCGSDARREVLDAALRDGLPAARNEAWKYTSLRQLERRAFAAAPLQGPALDVALLEDIPAPRLVFVNGRLDAALSDVQALPAGVQLQPLSAALADGEDAVRFLGRRYERSEEIFARLNAALADEGVVLRVDEGVQVEAPLQLVFASVAGDTDLAWHHRHLIELRAGAQLGVVEHRFSVGDAAHLDNTVLHAHVARDAVLQHARVQAGSARQTSFLRTDAVLARDAQYHRVDLELGAALSRHELNVRLEGDNAHLTANGVLLGNGRRHVETRLGIDHIARDTNCELLWRGVAANRSRVVFHGGIQIREGADGTDANLSNKNLLLSPDAEIDTQPTLVIDADEVKAAHGATVGQLDANALFYLRTRGLPQAQAQALLSAAFCHEPLKVLPDALRSQLARRLDKALAEAGVA; from the coding sequence ATGAGCGCCCTGCTCGACTCGATGGCCCAGGCCTTCTGCGGCAGCGATGCGCGCCGCGAAGTGCTGGATGCGGCCCTGCGCGATGGCTTGCCGGCCGCCCGCAACGAAGCCTGGAAGTACACCTCGCTGCGCCAGCTGGAGCGCCGTGCATTCGCCGCGGCACCGCTGCAGGGCCCGGCCCTGGACGTCGCGCTGCTGGAAGACATTCCGGCGCCGCGCCTGGTGTTCGTCAACGGTCGCCTGGATGCCGCGCTGAGCGACGTGCAGGCGTTGCCGGCCGGCGTGCAGCTGCAGCCGCTGTCGGCCGCGCTGGCGGACGGTGAGGACGCCGTTCGTTTCCTCGGCCGCCGTTACGAGCGCAGCGAAGAAATCTTCGCCCGACTCAACGCCGCCCTGGCCGATGAAGGCGTGGTCCTGCGCGTGGACGAAGGCGTGCAGGTCGAAGCCCCTCTGCAGCTGGTGTTCGCCAGCGTGGCCGGCGACACCGACCTGGCCTGGCATCACCGCCACCTGATCGAACTGCGTGCCGGCGCACAGCTGGGCGTGGTCGAGCACCGCTTCAGCGTCGGCGATGCCGCCCATCTGGACAACACCGTGCTGCATGCCCACGTCGCCCGTGACGCGGTGCTCCAGCATGCCCGCGTCCAGGCCGGCAGCGCGCGCCAGACCAGCTTCCTGCGCACCGATGCGGTGCTGGCCCGCGACGCGCAGTACCACCGCGTCGACCTGGAGCTGGGTGCCGCGCTCAGCCGCCATGAACTGAACGTGCGCCTGGAAGGCGACAACGCCCACCTGACCGCCAATGGCGTGCTGCTCGGCAACGGCCGCCGCCACGTCGAGACCCGCCTGGGCATCGACCACATCGCGCGCGATACCAACTGCGAGCTGTTGTGGCGCGGCGTTGCGGCCAACCGCAGCCGCGTGGTGTTCCATGGCGGCATCCAGATCCGCGAAGGCGCCGACGGCACCGATGCCAACCTGTCCAACAAGAACCTGCTGCTGTCGCCCGACGCCGAGATCGACACCCAGCCGACGCTGGTGATCGACGCCGATGAGGTGAAGGCCGCGCACGGCGCGACCGTCGGCCAGCTCGATGCCAATGCGCTGTTCTACCTGCGCACGCGCGGCCTGCCGCAGGCGCAGGCGCAGGCATTGCTGAGCGCCGCGTTCTGCCACGAGCCGCTGAAGGTGCTGCCCGACGCGCTGCGCTCGCAGCTGGCGCGTCGCCTGGACAAGGCCCTGGCCGAGGCAGGTGTGGCATGA
- the sufC gene encoding Fe-S cluster assembly ATPase SufC, with protein MLKIENLHARIGDKEILKGLSLEVKPGQVHAIMGPNGAGKSTLGNVLAGRDGYDVTEGSVQFEGTDLLDQDPEARAAAGLFLAFQYPVEIPGVNNTYFLRAALNAQRKARGEEELDSMQFLKLVRQKLAVLHLKDELLHRGVNEGFSGGEKKRNEIFQLAVLEPKLAILDETDSGLDIDALKSVADGVNALRSADRSFLVITHYQRLLDYIKPDVVHVLADGRIVKSGGPELALELEAHGYDFLKDRVVREAAV; from the coding sequence ATGCTGAAGATCGAAAACCTCCACGCCCGCATCGGCGACAAGGAAATCCTCAAGGGCCTGTCGCTGGAAGTGAAGCCCGGCCAGGTGCACGCCATCATGGGCCCCAACGGCGCCGGCAAGTCCACCCTGGGCAATGTCCTGGCAGGCCGCGACGGCTATGACGTGACCGAAGGCAGCGTGCAGTTCGAAGGCACCGACCTGCTCGACCAGGATCCGGAAGCGCGCGCCGCCGCCGGCCTGTTCCTGGCGTTCCAGTACCCGGTGGAAATTCCGGGTGTGAACAACACCTACTTCCTGCGCGCGGCACTGAATGCCCAGCGCAAGGCACGCGGTGAGGAAGAACTCGATTCCATGCAGTTCCTCAAGCTGGTGCGCCAGAAGCTGGCCGTGCTGCACCTGAAGGACGAACTGCTGCACCGTGGCGTCAACGAAGGCTTCTCCGGTGGCGAGAAGAAGCGCAACGAGATCTTCCAGCTGGCCGTGCTGGAGCCGAAGCTGGCGATCCTGGACGAGACCGATTCGGGCCTGGACATCGACGCACTGAAGAGCGTGGCCGACGGCGTCAACGCACTGCGCAGCGCCGACCGCTCGTTCCTGGTCATCACCCACTACCAGCGCCTGCTGGACTACATCAAGCCGGACGTGGTGCACGTGCTGGCCGACGGCCGCATCGTCAAGAGCGGTGGCCCGGAACTGGCGCTGGAGCTGGAAGCGCACGGCTATGACTTCCTGAAGGATCGCGTGGTGCGCGAGGCGGCGGTCTGA
- the sufB gene encoding Fe-S cluster assembly protein SufB, with protein MATETIENVASDDTPNREIHEQLGRKYSAGFITDIESDSLPAGLDEDTIRALSAKKEEPEWMTQWRLDAYRHFLTMPMPNWAKLQISPIDLQALSYYSAPKGPKYASLDDVPKELLDTYDKLGVPLHERAKLAGVAVDAVFDSVSVGTTFRKELAEKGIVFCSMSEAIKEHPELVKQYLGTVVPVGDNYFAALNSAVFSDGSFVFIPKGVRCPMELSTYFRINAGHTGQFERTLIICEDKAYVSYLEGCTAPMRDENQLHAAVVELVALEDAEIKYSTVQNWYPGDENGVGGIYNFVTKRAECRGARSKVTWTQVETGSAITWKYPSCVLLGDDSVGEFHSVALTHHRQQADTGTKMIHVGKRTKSKIISKGISAGRGQNTYRGLVRVDRNADGARNYTQCDSLLIGKQCGAHTFPYIEVKNPGATVEHEATTSKISDDQLFYCRARGISQEDAVSMIVDGFCKQVFRELPMEFAVEAKKLLEVSLEGSVG; from the coding sequence ATGGCCACCGAAACCATCGAAAACGTCGCCAGCGACGACACCCCCAACCGCGAGATCCACGAGCAGCTCGGCCGCAAGTATTCGGCCGGCTTCATCACGGACATCGAATCGGACTCCCTTCCCGCCGGCCTCGACGAGGACACCATCCGTGCCCTGTCGGCCAAGAAGGAAGAGCCGGAATGGATGACGCAGTGGCGCCTGGACGCCTACCGCCACTTCCTGACCATGCCGATGCCGAACTGGGCCAAGCTGCAGATCTCCCCGATCGATCTGCAGGCGCTCAGCTACTACTCCGCGCCGAAGGGCCCGAAGTACGCCTCGCTGGACGACGTGCCGAAGGAACTGCTGGATACCTACGACAAGCTGGGCGTGCCGCTGCACGAGCGCGCCAAGCTGGCCGGCGTGGCGGTCGACGCGGTGTTCGACTCGGTGTCCGTCGGTACCACCTTCCGCAAGGAACTGGCCGAGAAGGGCATCGTGTTCTGCTCGATGTCCGAGGCGATCAAGGAGCATCCGGAGCTGGTCAAGCAGTACCTCGGCACCGTGGTGCCGGTCGGCGACAACTATTTCGCCGCGCTCAATTCGGCGGTGTTCTCCGATGGCAGCTTCGTGTTCATCCCCAAGGGCGTGCGTTGCCCGATGGAGCTGAGCACCTATTTCCGCATCAACGCCGGCCACACCGGCCAGTTCGAGCGCACGCTGATCATCTGCGAGGACAAGGCCTACGTGTCCTACCTGGAAGGCTGCACCGCGCCGATGCGCGATGAGAACCAGCTGCACGCCGCCGTGGTCGAGCTGGTCGCGCTGGAAGATGCGGAAATCAAGTACTCCACGGTGCAGAACTGGTACCCGGGCGACGAGAACGGCGTCGGCGGCATCTACAACTTCGTCACCAAGCGTGCCGAATGCCGTGGCGCGCGCAGCAAGGTCACCTGGACCCAGGTCGAGACCGGTTCGGCGATCACCTGGAAGTACCCGTCCTGCGTGCTGCTGGGCGATGACTCGGTCGGTGAGTTCCACTCGGTGGCACTGACCCATCACCGCCAGCAGGCCGACACCGGCACCAAGATGATCCACGTCGGCAAGCGCACCAAGAGCAAGATCATCAGCAAGGGCATCAGCGCTGGCCGTGGCCAGAACACCTACCGCGGCCTGGTCCGGGTCGACCGCAACGCCGATGGCGCGCGCAACTACACCCAGTGTGATTCGCTGCTGATCGGCAAGCAGTGCGGTGCGCACACCTTCCCCTACATCGAGGTGAAGAACCCGGGCGCCACGGTCGAGCACGAGGCCACCACTTCGAAGATCTCCGACGACCAGCTGTTCTACTGCCGCGCTCGTGGCATCAGCCAGGAAGACGCGGTGTCGATGATCGTCGACGGCTTCTGCAAGCAGGTGTTCCGCGAACTGCCGATGGAGTTCGCGGTGGAAGCCAAGAAGCTGCTGGAAGTCTCGCTGGAAGGCAGCGTCGGATGA
- a CDS encoding SUF system Fe-S cluster assembly regulator, which yields MLRVTKLTDYATVVLTVLAARPGEVLSATELAEFTGLEPPTVSKVLKPLAQAGLVEGLRGVRGGYRLTRAAIEISLFEVVEAMEGPLALTECSHDHHQCGMAPKCGARSSWRLINDVVSEALRDVTLAQILPPLPLADDEQRRTIAVDVVS from the coding sequence ATGTTGCGCGTCACCAAACTCACCGATTACGCCACCGTGGTACTGACCGTACTCGCCGCCCGCCCGGGCGAGGTGCTCAGTGCCACCGAACTGGCCGAATTCACTGGTCTGGAACCGCCGACCGTCAGCAAGGTGCTCAAGCCGCTGGCCCAGGCCGGCCTGGTCGAGGGCCTGCGTGGCGTCCGTGGCGGCTACCGCCTGACCCGCGCGGCCATCGAGATCTCGCTGTTCGAAGTGGTCGAAGCGATGGAAGGGCCGCTGGCCCTGACCGAATGCAGCCACGACCACCACCAGTGCGGCATGGCGCCCAAGTGCGGTGCGCGCAGCAGCTGGCGGCTGATCAACGACGTGGTCTCCGAGGCCCTGCGCGACGTCACCCTCGCCCAGATCCTGCCCCCTCTCCCCCTTGCCGATGACGAACAGCGCCGCACCATCGCTGTCGACGTCGTCTCCTGA
- a CDS encoding SET domain-containing protein: MPKKIQARKSAIHGNGVFSVAPIKQGERVIQYKGLLRSHGDVDADDSGDVESGHTFLFTLNDDWVIDANYKGNDARWINHSCDPNCEAVIEEDEDGDSRGDKVFIEALRDIQAGEELTYNYGITLAERHTAKLKKIWECRCGSPKCTGTMLQPKR, encoded by the coding sequence ATGCCCAAGAAGATCCAAGCCCGCAAGTCCGCCATCCACGGCAACGGTGTGTTTTCCGTGGCCCCGATCAAGCAGGGCGAGCGCGTGATCCAGTACAAGGGCCTGCTGCGCAGCCACGGCGACGTCGATGCCGATGACAGCGGCGATGTTGAAAGTGGCCATACCTTCCTGTTCACCCTCAACGACGACTGGGTGATCGATGCCAACTACAAGGGCAACGACGCGCGCTGGATCAACCACAGCTGCGACCCGAACTGCGAGGCGGTGATCGAGGAAGACGAAGACGGCGACAGCCGCGGCGACAAGGTCTTCATCGAGGCGCTGCGCGATATCCAGGCCGGCGAAGAGCTGACCTACAACTACGGCATCACCCTGGCCGAGCGCCATACGGCCAAGCTGAAGAAGATCTGGGAGTGCCGCTGCGGCTCGCCCAAGTGCACCGGCACCATGCTGCAGCCCAAGCGCTGA
- a CDS encoding DUF1439 domain-containing protein — translation MRLRSLMTRLAASTVLIAAAIGAQAAPSISGRELSVGASDVQQYLDGSFPRTQDALGGLIALTMSHPQLSLPAGERLNLGMDVALATAGGNPAKLGTVKLSSGLRYDAQTQGFHLQQPSVDDFTPANQGGRLDSRTRGLLNAWLSDYAQREPIYKLDPAVAGLLGALQVQSAQVKNGKLVVTFNQNLGNLVPAGVLGK, via the coding sequence ATGCGCCTGCGTTCCCTGATGACCCGCCTTGCCGCCTCCACCGTACTGATCGCCGCGGCGATCGGTGCGCAGGCCGCCCCTTCCATTTCCGGCCGTGAACTGTCGGTCGGCGCCAGCGATGTGCAGCAGTACCTCGATGGCAGTTTCCCGCGCACCCAGGATGCGCTGGGTGGCCTGATCGCGCTGACCATGAGCCATCCGCAGCTGAGCCTGCCGGCCGGCGAACGACTGAACCTGGGCATGGATGTGGCGCTGGCGACCGCTGGCGGCAACCCGGCCAAGCTCGGTACGGTGAAGCTCAGCAGCGGCCTGCGCTATGACGCGCAGACCCAGGGCTTCCACCTGCAGCAGCCCAGCGTGGATGACTTCACCCCGGCCAACCAGGGCGGTCGCCTCGATTCGCGCACCCGCGGCCTGCTCAATGCCTGGCTGAGCGACTACGCCCAGCGCGAACCGATCTACAAGCTGGACCCGGCCGTGGCCGGCCTGCTCGGCGCCCTGCAGGTGCAGTCGGCGCAGGTGAAGAACGGCAAGCTGGTGGTCACCTTCAACCAGAACCTGGGCAACCTGGTGCCGGCAGGCGTGCTGGGTAAGTAA
- a CDS encoding DUF3861 family protein: MASPSTRYRISVTPIEKDGVQCTGRCTIELEHRASRDLMRLLEAAPRTAGLSGDERATVVIATQLLRDIVQRHAETEGHALAAIATQVLPALDALEQLPSSR, from the coding sequence ATGGCCAGCCCCTCCACCCGCTACCGGATCTCGGTGACCCCCATCGAAAAGGACGGGGTGCAGTGCACCGGGCGCTGCACCATCGAACTGGAGCATCGCGCCAGCCGCGACCTGATGCGCCTGCTGGAAGCTGCACCGCGCACCGCCGGGCTCAGCGGCGATGAGCGTGCGACAGTCGTGATCGCCACCCAGCTGCTGCGCGATATCGTGCAGCGCCACGCCGAAACCGAAGGCCACGCACTGGCCGCAATCGCCACGCAGGTACTGCCGGCGCTGGATGCGCTGGAACAGCTGCCGTCCTCCCGCTGA
- a CDS encoding HU family DNA-binding protein, with translation MAKTAKKAAPKKAVKKVATKAAAKPAAPKPIKEVLTKSGLVAHIAEASGVIAKDVRAVLASLESAVASSVHKKGAGSFTLPGLLKISTVNVPAKPKRKGINPFTKEEQWFAAKPATTKLKVRPLKKLKDAAL, from the coding sequence ATGGCAAAGACCGCTAAGAAGGCTGCCCCGAAGAAGGCAGTGAAGAAAGTCGCGACGAAGGCAGCCGCCAAGCCGGCCGCTCCGAAGCCGATCAAGGAAGTGCTGACCAAGTCCGGCCTGGTTGCACACATCGCTGAAGCCTCCGGCGTCATCGCCAAGGACGTCCGCGCTGTGCTGGCCTCGCTGGAAAGCGCTGTCGCCTCCTCGGTGCACAAGAAGGGCGCTGGCTCGTTCACCCTGCCGGGCCTGCTGAAGATCAGCACCGTCAATGTGCCGGCCAAGCCGAAGCGCAAGGGCATCAACCCGTTCACCAAGGAAGAACAGTGGTTCGCCGCCAAGCCGGCCACCACCAAGCTGAAGGTGCGTCCGCTGAAGAAGCTGAAGGACGCTGCGCTGTAA
- a CDS encoding OsmC family protein — protein MGISRHATAHWEGDLKSGKGQLSTPQSGLLDKTRYGFNSRFGDEKGTNPEELIAAAHAGCFTMALSAKLGEAGFTPTSLDTEAKVDLSLEGGPQLSQIRLKVKAVVPGIDAGQFRAIADDAKQNCPVSKALSAVPISLEAELG, from the coding sequence ATGGGAATCTCGCGACACGCCACCGCGCACTGGGAAGGCGATCTGAAGTCCGGCAAGGGACAGTTGAGCACGCCGCAGAGTGGCCTGCTGGACAAGACCCGCTATGGCTTCAACAGCCGTTTCGGCGACGAAAAAGGCACCAACCCGGAAGAGCTGATCGCTGCCGCGCACGCCGGCTGTTTCACCATGGCGCTGTCGGCCAAGCTCGGCGAAGCCGGCTTCACCCCGACCTCGCTGGATACCGAGGCCAAGGTCGATCTGTCACTGGAAGGTGGCCCGCAGCTGTCGCAGATCCGGCTGAAAGTGAAGGCCGTGGTGCCGGGCATCGATGCGGGGCAGTTCCGTGCCATTGCCGATGACGCCAAGCAGAACTGCCCGGTGTCCAAGGCGCTGAGCGCGGTGCCGATCAGCCTGGAAGCCGAGCTGGGTTGA
- a CDS encoding PhzF family phenazine biosynthesis protein: protein MTSRRFLQLDVFSPRPGAGNPLAVVLDAEGLDDASMQAIARWTRLPETTFVFPPEAAGASYRLRMFSPQKEVPFAGHPSVGTAHAVLQAGLAAPVDGMLVQDGIAGVLPLRVSGEAAQQRIAIRTPRAQLAETAEATDPRLQPALKGWPLGTLPPARMQGGRSWWVVQVADEAALRALRPDWDAVAELAESTDSMGVFAYAFSDGSEGFDLAVRAFVGNGRRFEDAASGAANAVLAAWLDLRDALPRGGAPFEVSQGREVGHDARLTLFVDEDGEVWSGGQVQTVIAGTIDW from the coding sequence ATGACTAGCCGCCGTTTCCTGCAGCTGGATGTGTTCTCGCCGCGCCCCGGCGCGGGTAATCCGCTGGCCGTGGTACTCGATGCCGAAGGCCTGGACGACGCCAGCATGCAGGCCATCGCGCGCTGGACGCGCCTGCCGGAAACCACCTTCGTGTTCCCGCCGGAGGCGGCCGGCGCCAGCTATCGGCTGCGCATGTTCAGCCCGCAGAAGGAAGTGCCGTTCGCCGGCCACCCCAGCGTCGGCACCGCGCATGCGGTACTGCAGGCCGGCCTAGCCGCGCCGGTCGACGGCATGCTGGTGCAGGACGGCATTGCCGGCGTGCTGCCGCTACGCGTCAGTGGCGAGGCTGCGCAGCAGCGCATCGCCATCCGCACCCCGCGCGCGCAGCTGGCCGAGACCGCCGAGGCCACCGATCCACGCCTGCAGCCGGCCCTGAAGGGCTGGCCGCTGGGCACGCTGCCGCCGGCACGCATGCAGGGCGGGCGTAGCTGGTGGGTGGTGCAGGTGGCCGATGAGGCCGCATTGCGTGCCCTCCGTCCGGACTGGGACGCGGTCGCCGAGTTGGCCGAATCCACCGACAGCATGGGCGTGTTTGCCTATGCCTTCAGCGATGGCAGCGAGGGCTTCGACCTCGCGGTGCGCGCCTTCGTCGGCAATGGACGCCGCTTCGAGGACGCCGCCTCCGGTGCCGCCAACGCCGTGCTTGCCGCGTGGCTGGACCTGCGCGATGCCCTGCCCCGTGGCGGTGCACCGTTCGAAGTCAGCCAGGGTCGCGAAGTCGGCCACGACGCGCGCTTGACCCTCTTCGTCGATGAAGACGGGGAAGTCTGGTCCGGTGGCCAGGTGCAGACAGTGATTGCCGGCACCATTGATTGGTGA
- a CDS encoding PhzF family phenazine biosynthesis protein, whose translation MAVLRYLQLDVFAPRPGTGNPLGAVLDADDLSGEQMQALAAWLNLSETVFFLRPSAPGADYHIRIFTPTRELAFAGHPSVGAAWTAVTCGLAQPREGALVQQCAAGLLPVRVSGPAEALQVQLASPPARQRATTANGVPEALLALAANGHAPELWDNGARWWLLPLRDATTVRNLVPDMAALRDWSLATDATGVAVFADEAGTDHSRVVRAFCPADAASVPEDPVTGSANALIGAWLRQRSALPGRVGTYVASQGREVGRDGRVQVEVDAEGTVWIGGQVQPVIDGNIRW comes from the coding sequence CTGGGTGCCGTGCTGGACGCCGACGATCTCTCCGGCGAGCAGATGCAGGCCCTGGCGGCCTGGCTGAACCTGTCCGAGACGGTGTTCTTCCTGCGCCCCAGCGCGCCCGGTGCCGACTATCACATCCGCATCTTCACCCCGACCCGTGAACTGGCCTTCGCCGGCCACCCCAGTGTTGGCGCGGCCTGGACGGCGGTGACCTGCGGCCTGGCCCAGCCGCGCGAGGGTGCGCTGGTACAGCAGTGCGCCGCAGGGTTGCTGCCGGTACGGGTGAGCGGCCCGGCTGAGGCGCTGCAGGTCCAGCTGGCCAGCCCGCCGGCGCGGCAACGGGCGACGACAGCCAACGGGGTACCCGAAGCGCTGCTGGCCCTCGCCGCCAACGGGCATGCGCCGGAACTTTGGGACAACGGCGCGCGCTGGTGGCTGCTGCCGCTGCGCGATGCCACCACCGTACGCAACCTGGTGCCGGACATGGCCGCCCTGCGTGACTGGAGCCTGGCCACCGACGCAACCGGCGTGGCCGTGTTCGCTGATGAAGCCGGCACCGACCATTCCCGCGTGGTGCGCGCGTTCTGCCCCGCCGATGCGGCCAGCGTGCCGGAGGATCCGGTGACCGGCAGCGCCAACGCCCTGATCGGCGCCTGGCTGCGGCAACGCAGTGCCCTGCCCGGCCGCGTCGGCACTTATGTGGCCAGCCAGGGCCGCGAAGTCGGCCGCGATGGCCGAGTGCAGGTAGAAGTCGATGCAGAGGGCACGGTGTGGATCGGCGGCCAGGTGCAGCCAGTCATCGACGGCAACATCCGCTGGTAG